The proteins below come from a single Eucalyptus grandis isolate ANBG69807.140 chromosome 3, ASM1654582v1, whole genome shotgun sequence genomic window:
- the LOC120291980 gene encoding putative F-box/LRR-repeat protein At5g02930, protein MERDDGHDAISNLPDSVLLHILSFLPTRDAMRTVMVPGFRYLWTSTCHLSFDHCPYHNCKERKTAFRINERLVNFTDCALTLHKNPTIDLFSLNINYAAEEDPYDPQYEGGMTEETIRSDKIDTWIHFAANRKVKFLGLDFLGCAREFTHNLYRLPCIVLGCSSLVELKLASCEVGPVAGRVQLRSLRKLFMKKIHLTDKKLAEILSHSPLLRELSLEYCYGLRNPISVVPHLLKS, encoded by the coding sequence ATGGAAAGAGATGATGGACATGATGCAATTAGCAATCTGCCAGACTCGGTGCTCCTCCATATTCTGTCCTTCCTGCCCACGAGAGACGCCATGAGGACAGTGATGGTCCCGGGGTTCCGTTACCTCTGGACTTCTACCTGCCACTTATCTTTCGATCACTGCCCTTACCACAACTGCAAGGAGAGGAAGACTGCTTTTAGAATCAATGAGAGATTGGTGAATTTTACCGACTGTGCGTTAACTCTGCATAAGAACCCCACAATTGATTTGTTCAGTCTTAATATAAACTATGCGGCTGAGGAGGACCCCTATGATCCTCAGTATGAGGGTGGTATGACTGAAGAGACAATAAGGTCAGACAAAATCGATacatggattcattttgcagcGAATAGAAAGGTTAAGTTCCTCGGTTTGGACTTCCTAGGGTGTGCTAGGGAGTTCACACATAATCTTTACAGGTTGCCCTGCATTGTTCTTGGGTGTAGCAGCTTAGTAGAGCTGAAGCTGGCTTCCTGTGAGGTCGGACCAGTGGCGGGACGGGTCCAACTAAGGTCGCTTAGAAAATTGTTTATGAAGAAAATTCACTTAACTGACAAAAAGTTGGCTGAAATACTATCTCATAGTCCATTGCTAAGAGAATTGTCTCTTGAATATTGCTATGGCCTCCGCAATCCCATTTCTGTAGTGCCCCATCTATTGAAGAGTTAA
- the LOC104437896 gene encoding LOW QUALITY PROTEIN: wall-associated receptor kinase-like 3 (The sequence of the model RefSeq protein was modified relative to this genomic sequence to represent the inferred CDS: inserted 2 bases in 1 codon; substituted 1 base at 1 genomic stop codon): MSTSVFQILLLLVSLKLQASGAAPGLAKPNCRETCGNVTIPFPFGIGAECFLDDWYQIICQQNNTVPILKKIGLRVLDISLPDRYQNGMIDISLPVIYSNASCGGDGRAVGVSLEGSQFVFSQTMNVFTLVGCNTLATVNTTKSAFVGCSSRCAETNTSISSNTACSGRDGCCQTRLPLNLQHFSVDFKEEGGHQGCKYAILSSYFPALYDLKLNETIPAVLEWGIANNTDYGRKLIQQSKTTTYPSVCSTQSGYNSELLFTQCYCFGGYYGNPYLMEGCRGAAPKPSGAAPRPSGAAPPQSRYCAETCGNVTIPFPFGIRAWCFLDDWYQIACQQNNMVPILKRIGVRVLNISLPDEDLGGMINVSLPVIYSTASCRGDERGAMVSLKGSPFVFSQTRNIFTVVGCNAQVTVKSTESAVFGCRSKCVGANFTNSNYSACSESEGCCQSSLPFNLQGFDVDFEEESGDEGCKYAFLGSDSAVYDLRSSDTVPGVLQWGIANNTDYALDLFKQGYYIVNKSFSCIRYRSYSVDSGEILFVQCHCRMGYRGNAYLIGGCKDIDECYSWCPGTCVFERDSFRCVGGGKTKFILIGVGAGLGALLLCLVLWGLYKYIKKRKEIKLKEKNFKRNGGLLLESELSSKGHVKKNKLFNSKDLKKATNNFNKDRILGQGGXGTIYKGMLTDGKIVAIKKSQAIDEGKVKQFINEVFILSQINHRNIIKLLGCCLETKVPLLVYEFIPXYLHDPNEEYHVSWDTRLRIATETAGALFYLHSAASIPIYHRDIKSTNILLDEKYRAKVADFDTSKSISLDQTHVTTLVQGTFGYLDPKYFQSSQFTDKSDVYSFGVVLVELLTGQKPISSLREQEGRSLATYFIISMEENRLFDIVDAQVLKEGKKEEIASFANLAKRCLNLNGRSRPTMKEVAMELEGMRKLPDPLGIQQNQEDREAAESYAAACKSSKSNIDTDVTTFSDVQPFLPSETW; the protein is encoded by the exons ATGTCGACCTCAGTGTTTCAAATTCTTCTGCTTCTGGTTTCCCTCAAGTTGCAAGCATCAGGTGCTGCACCTGGACTTGCGAAGCCTAACTGTCGTGAAACATGCGGGAACGTCACCATTCCCTTCCCCTTCGGAATAGGAGCCGAGTGTTTCTTGGATGACTGGTACCAGATCATCTGCCAACAAAACAACACGGTTCCCATTCTGAAGAAGATTGGATTGCGAGTTCTCGACATTTCACTCCCTGATCGATACCAAAATGGCATGATTGACATTAGCCTTCCTGTAATTTACTCAAATGCAAGCTGCGGGGGTGACGGACGTGCTGTGGGGGTAAGCTTGGAAGGAAGTCAATTTGTCTTCTCCCAGACAATGAATGTCTTTACATTGGTCGGTTGCAACACCCTGGCCACAGTGAATACCACAAAATCAGCTTTTGTCGGTTGCAGCTCGAGATGTGCTGAAACCAACACCAGCATTAGCAGCAATACTGCTTGTTCCGGGAGGGATGGCTGCTGCCAGACTAGGCTTCCCCTTAACCTTCAGCACTTTAGTGTGGATTTCAAAGAAGAAGGTGGACATCAGGGGTGCAAGTACGCTATCTTGTCGTCTTACTTTCCAGCTTTAtatgatttgaaattgaatgagACGATTCCAGCGGTGCTTGAATGGGGGATTGCGAACAATACTGACTATGGACGCAAGCTCATCCAGCAGTCGAAGACTACTACTTATCCTTCCGTATGTAGCACACAAAGCGGTTACAACAGTGAACTGCTATTTACACAGTGCTATTGCTTTGGGGGGTACTATGGTAACCCATATCTTATGGAAGGATGCAGAG GAGCTGCACCTAAACCATCAGGAGCTGCACCTCGACCATCAGGAGCTGCACCACCTCAAAGCCGTTACTGTGCTGAAACATGCGGGAACGTCACCATTCCCTTCCCCTTCGGAATAAGAGCCTGGTGTTTCTTGGATGACTGGTACCAGATCGCCTGCCAACAAAACAACATGGTTCCCATTCTGAAAAGGATTGGAGTGCGAGTTCTCAACATTTCACTCCCCGATGAAGACCTGGGTGGCATGATTAACGTTAGTCTTCCTGTGATTTACTCAACTGCAAGCTGTAGGGGTGACGAACGTGGTGCAATGGTAAGCTTAAAAGGAAGTCCATTTGTCTTCTCCCAGACAAGGAACATCTTTACAGTAGTCGGTTGCAACGCTCAAGTGACAGTAAAAAGTACAGAATCAGCTGTTTTTGGATGCCGGTCGAAATGTGTCGGAGCCAACTTCACCAATAGCAACTATAGTGCTTGTTCCGAGAGCGAAGGATGCTGCCAGAGTTCGCTCCCCTTTAACCTGCAGGGCTTTGATGTGGATTTCGAAGAAGAAAGCGGAGATGAGGGGTGCAAGTACGCTTTCTTGGGGTCTGATTCAGCTGTTTATGATTTGAGATCGAGTGATACGGTTCCAGGGGTGTTGCAGTGGGGGATTGCAAACAATACCGACTATGCACTTGACCTTTTCAAGCAAGGATACTATATCGTTAATAAATCTTTCTCCTGTATAAGATATAGAAGCTACAGCGTCGACAGTGGTGAAATACTATTTGTGCAGTGCCATTGCCGTATGGGGTATCGTGGTAATGCCTATCTTATTGGAGGATGCAAAG ATATTGACGAATGTTATTCATGGTGCCCCGGGACTTGTGTGTTCGAACGGGACTCCTTTCGCTGCGTCGGTGGTGGAAAGACCAAGTTCATTCTTATTG GGGTTGGGGCAGGCCTTGGGGCACTACTTTTGTGTCTTGTCTTATGGGGGCTGTACAAATacatcaagaagagaaaagaaatcaagcTTAAAGAGAAGAACTTCAAACGTAATGGCGGTCTTTTGTTGGAAAGTGAGCTATCTTCTAAAGGCCAtgtcaagaaaaacaaattgttCAACTCCAAGGATCTAAAAAAGGCTACTAACAATTTCAACAAGGATAGGATACTTGGGCAAGGTGGATAGGGTACCATTTACAAAGGAATGTTGACAGATGGAAAAATAGTTGCTATTAAGAAGTCGCAAGCAATAGACGAGGGCAAAGTCAAACAATTTATAAATGAAGTCTTCATTCTCTCACAAATCAACCATAGGAATATCATTAAGTTATTGGGGTGTTGCTTGGAGACAAAAGTCCCACTTTTAGTATACGAGTTTATACC ATATTTGCATGACCCAAATGAAGAGTATCATGTATCATGGGACACACGCCTACGAATTGCAACTGAAACTGCAGGAGCCTTATTCTACTTGCATTCGGCAGCCTCAATTCCCATATATCATCGAGACATCAAGTCCACTAATATCCTCTTGGATGAGAAATATCGAGCAAAAGTGGCAGATTTCGATACTTCCAAGTCTATTTCCCTCGATCAAACTCATGTAACCACATTGGTCCAAGGGACTTTTGGCTACCTAGATCCCAAGTATTTCCAATCAAGTCAATTTACAGACAAAAGCGATGTGTATAGCTTCGGAGTTGTTCTTGTTGAACTCTTAACGGGACAAAAGCCAATCTCGTCACTGAGGGAACAAGAAGGCAGAAGCCTTGCAACCTATTTCATAATTTCAATGGAAGAAAATCGGTTGTTCGACATTGTAGATGCTCAAGTTTTGAAAGAAGGTAAGAAAGAAGAGATTGCATCATTTGCTAACCTTGCGAAAAGATGCTTGAACTTGAATGGGAGGAGCCGGCCTACAATGAAAGAAGTGGCAATGGAGTTAGAGGGGATGAGAAAGCTCCCAGATCCTTTGGGTATTCAGCAAAATCAAGAGGACCGAGAGGCAGCTGAATCTTATGCTGCTGCATGTAAGTCCAGCAAGTCAAACATTGACACCGATGTCACTACATTTTCGGATGTGCAGCCATTCTTACCTAGTGAGACGTGGTGA